A stretch of DNA from Halioglobus japonicus:
GTTTCTGACGGGCCTGGGTCCTGCCTGGAATATTTCCATGTTCCACTACCGGAATCATGGGGCGGCCTATGGGCGCATCCTGGTGGGTGTGCAGGTGGCCGCGCGGGAGCGCAAGGCGTTCCGCAAACTGATGGATGAGATCGGCTATCGCTATTGGGATGAAACCGACAATCGCGCCTATCAGCTCTACCTGGGGCAGCGTCCCGGCAGTGAATAAAAAATGACAAAAAATCTGTGGTTTAGGGGTTCATACCCTAGACATTCGCTCTCTTTGTGAAATAATCACAAAAGTTAGTCGTTGCTCCGGCTGGCAATAAGAAGAGTGCAGGCCTCGTAGAAGAGCCGCACAGTGGGATATAAGAGAGTGTTCAAGCGTGAAAACAAAACCTGACCTGATGCTGGTCCTGATGGCTGTATTCGGTATGGGCGTGGTGGTAACCATGATGTTACCCATGGCCGCCAGTAATACCGTTGCAGCTCCTGCGTCTGAACTCCAGGCTGGCGTCATTATCCGGGAGTAATTTCCTTCCGGTGTGCAGTGGCTGCTAAGTTCGGCAGCGGTACAGTGCCGCCTCGGTGGCGACAAAATCCAGATCGACGTCCCAGGCATCCCCTGGTAGCGCATCCTCGCGCTGCATTTCGTACCCCAATCCTACCCGCAATGGCCCTGACAAATCCGCCAGGGTCCTGTCGTAGTAGCCGCCACCCATGCCCAGCCGCTTGCCCGTTTCACTCCAAGCCACCAGGGGCAGGCAAATACAGTCCAGTGTTGCCGTCGCGGCCCGGGTGCTCTCCGGGCGTGGTTCTGAAATGCCGTATCGATTGGCAATCAGCTCATCGGCACTGCCCTGCCAGCGACCAAACTGCAGCGTCTTGTCGTCCTGGATGACGGGAAGATACACCTGCTTTCCCTCTGTCAGCAGTTGCTCCGCCAGTAGCGAAGGGTCAATTTCACCGTCTGCGGCGAGATAAAGACCAATGCGTTGCAGTAAATGCCAGTCGGGCAACTGTGTCACCGTGTGGGAGAGTCGATCGCGGGCATGGTGTTGTGTGGCGGGAGGGAGGGCTCGCCGTGCCGCCCGCAGCTGGCGACGTAGTTCTGACTTGGTGGCAGTAATGTCTGACATGATGAAGAGAGATTCCCGGCGTACCGCTGACAGCGCTGCCCTTGAACCCGATGGTTCAAGGTGGCGGCCCCCGCACTGAATCAGGCTTTCCGGTCATGCCAGACTTGCACACCAACAGTGGCTGGAAGCCCCCGGATACAAATTTATCGGCTCGAGGACTGTCTGCCTGGCGCATACGCCAGGGATCTGTCGGGGATTATAACGAGTCAGGCCGGCTTACGCGCCCTTGAAATTCGGGCAAAAATAGGACTGTAATCAGCCAATTTCCAGCTGGCGAAGCTGGTAAAGTGCATCATCGAGCTTGCGATTGATGCTGTCGACCGCGCCCGGCGCGGGTTCTGGAGCAATGGCCAGCTTGCCTTCGCCACCCTCGGAGGCCTGCAGCAGCTCATAGCTGATATTCAGCGCCGCCATGACGGCAATGCGCTCAAGGCCGATGACCTTGCCGGTCTCGCGGATACTGCGCATTTGCTTGTCGAGGTATTTGGCAGAGACTACCAGTTCTGCTTCCTGCTCTTCCGGGCAGGCGACCTGGTAATCTTTATCGAGAATTTTCACCGTGACGGTGTGCGGTTGGTTCACAGGCTTACTCCATAGTCCGCAGACGATTGATCATGGCTTCTACCTTGGAGCGAGCGAGCTCGTTCTTATCGATCAGGTCCTGGCGTTCCGCCTGCCAGCCGGCATTCTCTGCCTTGAGCACCTGATTTTCACGGTTCAGCTCCTTGCACAGCTCGATCAACTGGTCGATTTTCTGTTCCAGAGCCTGCAGTTGCTTGTCCGCCATGGAGTTATACTGGTGTTACCTTGATTGGGACTTTACTATAAGGGCGCTTCGCACAGCCGTCAACGAAGTAAAAGCAATGAAAATCAATGGCCTGCCTGACATTGTTACGAACGGCTGTAACTCCTGGCAGCGCCGCGAGAGAACCTGACATGTTCGACGATCACGACTCCGCCAATTTTGTCTTCGATTTCGACGAAGTGGCCAACCATCTGCTTGAACAGGGCCTCGACAGCTCTCCGTCGCAATTGCACGGTTGCCTGTGCGGCGTGCTGGCCGCCGGTGCGCCGGCTCAGGCGGAGGCAGGTCTGGCGCTGCTGCAGCAGGCGCTTGATATCAATTTGCACGGTGAACTGGCCGGGCAGATTCTGCAGCTGTACATGGTCAGTGCCGCTGCGCTGGAGGACGAGGAATTCGATTTTCACCCCTTGCTGCCCGATGATGAAGTGGAAATCGACTCGCGCACCGGTGAGCTGGCGCGTTGGTGCCAGGGCTTTCTCGCAGGCTTCGCTCAGGTCAATCAACGCCAGGTGAGCCAGGACAGCAGCGAGATCCTCAGTGACATGGGCGCCATCGCCGAAGCCTCGGTGGATGAAGATGCCGATGAAGAAGAGAGTGAGGGCAGTTACACGGAGATCGTTGAGTATCTGCGATTTGCGGTGCTCAACCTATTTATGGACAGTCGTGCCGACGGCACCAGGGCTGACGAACCCCAGGTGCACTGAGCAGACGAATTCCGCGCATGAAAATTACCAACAGTGAGTATCGGCGCCGGCGCCGCAAACTCATGGATTTGATGGAGCCCAACAGCATTGCCATCATTCCATCGGCCCGCCAGCAACTGCGTAGCCGCGACACCGAATTTCACTTTCGCCAGGACAGCGACTTCTACTACTTGTCGGGTTTTCAGGAGCCGGAATCCGTGCTGGTACTGATTCCCGGGCGCGAGCACGGCGAGTACGTGATGTTCTGCCCCGAGCGCGACCCCCAGGCGGAACTGTGGCACGGCCAGCGCGCCGGGCCGGATGGGTTGTGCAGCCGCTTCGGCGCCGATGATGCGTTTCCCATCGGCGATATCGATGACATTCTGCCGGGCCTGATTGAGGGCCGCGAGCGAGTTTACTACTCCATGGGCCGCAGCTCGCGCTTCGATCAGCACATAATGGACTGGGTAAATACCATCCGCTCCAAGGAATCCAGCGGCGCGGTACCGCCGGGGGAGTTCACCGATCTGGACCACATGCTGCACGACTTGCGCTTGATCAAGAGCGCGGCGGAACAGCGCATTATGCGGCGCGCCGGTGAGATTACTGCGGCGGCTCATCGCCGCATTATGCAGTTTTGCCAGCCTGGCCAGTACGAATATGAGCTCGAGGGCGAGCTCCACCATGAATTTGTTCGCGGCGGCGCGCGCTATCCCGCCTACCTCAGCATCGTTGGCAGCGGTCGCAATGCCTGCACGCTACACTACGTGGACAACAGCGCGAAAATGCGCGATGGGGATCTGGTGCTGGTGGATGCCGGCTGCGAGCTGGAGTCCTACGCCGCCGATGTCAGTCGCACTTTCCCGGTGGGCGGCACCTTCTCACCGGAGCAGCGCGCCTTGTATGAGGTGGTGCTCGCCGGTCACGCCGCGGCCATTGCCCAGGTGCGCGCGGGCAATCACTTCAATCAATCCCACGACGCCAGCGTGCTCGCAATAACGGAGGGGCTGGTGCAGCTGGGTTTGCTCGAGGGCGAAGTGGATGCCCTGATCGAGTCACAGGCCTACCGGGCCTTTTACATGCACAAGGTGGGTCACTGGCTTGGCCTTGATGTACACGATGTCGGCGACTACCGCGTTGGTGAAGAGTGGCGGGTGCTTGAGCCCGGTATGGTTATGACCATTGAACCCGGCATTTATGTGGCGCCGGACAACACCGCCGTCGCGAAAAAATGGCGCGGCATCGGTATTCGTATAGAGGATAATGTCCTGGTGACCACAGACGGTTGTGACATTCTCACCGACGCGGTACCCCGTACCGTCGACGACATTGAAGCCCTGATGGCGGCCTGAGCGATGACCGAACGACGCGACATTGTGATTGCCGGTGGCGGTATGGTCGGTATCAGCCTGGCCCTGCATCTGGCGCACTCACTGCCGCCGGCGATCCGCATCTGCCTTATCGAGGGGTTCCCGTTTCCAGAGCCCCGACCCGACCATCGGCCGGCTTATCATCCGTCATTCGATGCTCGCTCCACGGCCTTGAGCTACAGTTCGCGGCTGATCTACGAGCAAATGGGTGTGTGGTCCGGTCTGACCGAATATCTGTGCCCCATAGACACCATCCATGTCTCCAGCAAGGGGCGTTTTGGCAGTACTGTCATGGACGCTACGGAGCACGGCTGGGAAGCCTTGGGCTACGTGGTGGAAAATGCCTGGCTGGGCAATGCGCTGATCCAGGCTCTCTATTCACAGGGGCGGGTGGAAGTTCTTAGTCCCTGCAAAGTAATCGAAGCGCAATCCTCTGCAGCGGGCGTGACACTGACCCTGGAGGGTGGTCTGCAAGAGATGCTGGAGACGGCGCTGTTGGTGGTGGCCGATGGCGCCGCGTCGGGCCTGCGTGAATCGCTGGGAGTGTGGGCCAGTGAAAAATCCTATGGCCAGCAGGCGCTGGTGGCGAATGTCGCCACGACGCAGCCTCACGGTGGCCGCGCGTTTGAACGGTTTACCTCGCTGGGCCCGTTGGCGTTGTTGCCACTGCCGCCCATCCCGGACGCGGCTAACCGCAGTGCCCTGGTGTGGACCGTCACGCCCGAGGAAGGTGAAACGTTACTGGCCTGCAGTGACGAGGCGTTTCTGGCCAGCCTGCAGGAGCGATTTGGTTATCGACTTGGGCGCTTGACCCGGGTGGGCGAACGCCATAGCTATCCCTTGTCGCTGGTGCATTGCCGCGAGCAGGTGCGTCAGGGCGTTGTGGTGATGGGTAACGCCGCCCACGCCTTGCATCCAGTGGCCGGCCAGGGATACAACCTGGCCCTGCGCGATGTCGCCGAGCTGACCCGGGTGCTCAACGGCGCGGTAGAGGCGGGCGAGAGTCCCGGCTCACTGGCGGTGCTGCAGGCCTATGAACGGCGCCAGCAGCGTGACCAGCAGCGCACCATGGAGTTCAGCGATCGTTTGCCCTCCCTGTTTATGGAGGGCGATCCCTTGCTGGGTCTGGTGCGCGATCTGGGCCTGTCGGGCCTGGATGTGCTGCCCGCGCTAAAGCGTGCCTTCGTTAATCAGGCGGCGGGCGTCGCTGCGATGGGTGAGGCCTGATATGAACGCCCAGCATTATGACGTGGTGATTGTCGGCGCAGGTATCGCCGGGTCCGCCATGGCCCTGGCCCTGTCCGGCAGTGGCTATCGAATTGCCCTGATCGAGCCGCAGCCTTTGGCTCGCCGCGATCTGCCCGTGGACGCAGGCGTTCACAATTTCGATGCGCGGGTCAGTGCGTTGACGCCCCACTCGGTCCGGTTTCTGGAAAGTCTCGACGCCTGGGCGGGTGTCGTCGGGTATCGCAGCTGCGCCTATCGGCATATGACAGTGTGGGATGCGGAGGGCACGGGTCGTATCGAGTTTGATGCGGCGGAGCTGGACGTCCCGGCGCTGGGGCATATTGTCGAGAATCGCGCCATTGTCGACGCACTCCTGGCAAAGCTGCACGAGGCACCGGATATTCACTGTTTAAGCCCCGAGCGGGTCGAGGCCTGCGAGCGGCTGCACGACGGCCGCATGTCGGTGCGGCTGGAGAGCGGTGCTGAGTTGGAGGTGGAACTGGTAGTGGGGGCCGATGGGGCGATGTCGCGGATTCGCGAACTCATGGCCTATACCACGCGCGAATGGGATTACGGTCACCGCGCCATTGTCGCGACAGTGGCGCTTGCCGAGAGTCATCAGGATACGGCCTGGCAGCGTTTCCTGCCGACCGGGCCACTGGCGCTGCTGCCTCTGCCCGATGGGGACGATCAGCACCTGTGCTCTATTGTCTGGTCGCTTGAGGAAGATCTGGTCGATCCGCTGCTGGCGTTGGACGACGACGCCTTCTGTCAGGAATTGAGCGCGGCGTTTGAGCAACAGCTCGGTGGCATTACCGCCGTGTCGGCTCGCTTCGCCTTCCCGCTGCGCCAGCGTCACGCTGTCGACTATGTGCAGCCGGGTGTCGCGCTGGTGGCGGATGCAGCGCACACGATACATCCGCTGGCAGGGCAGGGCATTAATCTCGGATTACTGGACGTCGAAGCACTGGCCAAAGAGTTGCTGCGCGCCCGTGCTGCAGGCCTTTCTCCCGGCGCCGAGGTGGTGCTGGCCCGCTATCAGCGCCAGCGCAAAGGCGAAAACCTGCTGATGATGAGCGCCATGGATGGTTTTAAGCGTTTATTTGGCGAGCGCGCCCTGCCGGTGCGCTGGTTGCGCAACGCGGGCATGCGGTCGGTGGGGGCAATGGCTCCGCTCAAGCGTCGCCTGATGCGCCACGCCATGGGCATCGGGCCCTGAGTCACCCAAGCTTCGCTTGTGTTTCCTCTTCGCCCCGCTAGAATTAGCCGCGTGAACGCCCCTGTGGCAAAGCTTTGATGATGACCGAGGACTCCCCATGAGCCAGACTCCCGCCGAATTGAAATACGCCGCCAGCCACGAGTGGGCCCGGCTTGAAGAAGACGGCACAGTGACCGTTGGTGTATCCGATCATGCCCAGGAAGCACTGGGAGACGTGGTTTTCGTCGAATTGCCCGAAGTGGGCGTTACCCTGGCTGCCGGCGATGAGGCCGGTGTGGTGGAATCCGTAAAGGCCGCCTCCGACATTTATGCGCCTGTCGCTGGTGAGGTGATCGCTGTGAACGATCAGCTGGAAGACGAGCCTGAGACCGTTAACGGCGATCCCTACAACGATGGCTGGTTTTTCAAGCTGCAACCTGCTGATACCAGCGAGCTGGAGGCACTGCTAAGTGCCGATGACTATCAGGCCAAGTGCGACGAGGAAGACTGATTCCTCTGCCCCATGACCGTTGATCTGTATTTGCGCAAAGGCGCCGATCGACGCCTGCGCGGCGGTCACCTCTGGATTTACTCCAACGAAATTGATACCGCGGTTAACGGCCTGGGGCAGTTCCAGGCCGGCGATCTGGTGAGTGTGCGCGCCACTGACGGTAAGCTGCTTGGCAGTGCGTATATGGAGCCCCAATCGCTGATTTGCGCCCGCCTCTATGCGCCGGGTGAACAGCTACCCCTGAATGCTGAATTGTTTCAGCGTCGCCTTTACGAGGCGCTTGCCATTCGTGAGGCCGCCTTTGATAAACCCTATTACCGCCTGGTCTATGGCGACAGTGATTTGCTGCCGGGGCTGGTCATTGACCGCTTTGGTGACTACCTGG
This window harbors:
- a CDS encoding 5-formyltetrahydrofolate cyclo-ligase; protein product: MSDITATKSELRRQLRAARRALPPATQHHARDRLSHTVTQLPDWHLLQRIGLYLAADGEIDPSLLAEQLLTEGKQVYLPVIQDDKTLQFGRWQGSADELIANRYGISEPRPESTRAATATLDCICLPLVAWSETGKRLGMGGGYYDRTLADLSGPLRVGLGYEMQREDALPGDAWDVDLDFVATEAALYRCRT
- a CDS encoding cell division protein ZapA codes for the protein MNQPHTVTVKILDKDYQVACPEEQEAELVVSAKYLDKQMRSIRETGKVIGLERIAVMAALNISYELLQASEGGEGKLAIAPEPAPGAVDSINRKLDDALYQLRQLEIG
- a CDS encoding TIGR02449 family protein is translated as MADKQLQALEQKIDQLIELCKELNRENQVLKAENAGWQAERQDLIDKNELARSKVEAMINRLRTME
- a CDS encoding UPF0149 family protein, encoding MFDDHDSANFVFDFDEVANHLLEQGLDSSPSQLHGCLCGVLAAGAPAQAEAGLALLQQALDINLHGELAGQILQLYMVSAAALEDEEFDFHPLLPDDEVEIDSRTGELARWCQGFLAGFAQVNQRQVSQDSSEILSDMGAIAEASVDEDADEEESEGSYTEIVEYLRFAVLNLFMDSRADGTRADEPQVH
- the pepP gene encoding Xaa-Pro aminopeptidase, with the protein product MKITNSEYRRRRRKLMDLMEPNSIAIIPSARQQLRSRDTEFHFRQDSDFYYLSGFQEPESVLVLIPGREHGEYVMFCPERDPQAELWHGQRAGPDGLCSRFGADDAFPIGDIDDILPGLIEGRERVYYSMGRSSRFDQHIMDWVNTIRSKESSGAVPPGEFTDLDHMLHDLRLIKSAAEQRIMRRAGEITAAAHRRIMQFCQPGQYEYELEGELHHEFVRGGARYPAYLSIVGSGRNACTLHYVDNSAKMRDGDLVLVDAGCELESYAADVSRTFPVGGTFSPEQRALYEVVLAGHAAAIAQVRAGNHFNQSHDASVLAITEGLVQLGLLEGEVDALIESQAYRAFYMHKVGHWLGLDVHDVGDYRVGEEWRVLEPGMVMTIEPGIYVAPDNTAVAKKWRGIGIRIEDNVLVTTDGCDILTDAVPRTVDDIEALMAA
- the ubiH gene encoding 2-octaprenyl-6-methoxyphenyl hydroxylase, which codes for MTERRDIVIAGGGMVGISLALHLAHSLPPAIRICLIEGFPFPEPRPDHRPAYHPSFDARSTALSYSSRLIYEQMGVWSGLTEYLCPIDTIHVSSKGRFGSTVMDATEHGWEALGYVVENAWLGNALIQALYSQGRVEVLSPCKVIEAQSSAAGVTLTLEGGLQEMLETALLVVADGAASGLRESLGVWASEKSYGQQALVANVATTQPHGGRAFERFTSLGPLALLPLPPIPDAANRSALVWTVTPEEGETLLACSDEAFLASLQERFGYRLGRLTRVGERHSYPLSLVHCREQVRQGVVVMGNAAHALHPVAGQGYNLALRDVAELTRVLNGAVEAGESPGSLAVLQAYERRQQRDQQRTMEFSDRLPSLFMEGDPLLGLVRDLGLSGLDVLPALKRAFVNQAAGVAAMGEA
- a CDS encoding UbiH/UbiF/VisC/COQ6 family ubiquinone biosynthesis hydroxylase produces the protein MNAQHYDVVIVGAGIAGSAMALALSGSGYRIALIEPQPLARRDLPVDAGVHNFDARVSALTPHSVRFLESLDAWAGVVGYRSCAYRHMTVWDAEGTGRIEFDAAELDVPALGHIVENRAIVDALLAKLHEAPDIHCLSPERVEACERLHDGRMSVRLESGAELEVELVVGADGAMSRIRELMAYTTREWDYGHRAIVATVALAESHQDTAWQRFLPTGPLALLPLPDGDDQHLCSIVWSLEEDLVDPLLALDDDAFCQELSAAFEQQLGGITAVSARFAFPLRQRHAVDYVQPGVALVADAAHTIHPLAGQGINLGLLDVEALAKELLRARAAGLSPGAEVVLARYQRQRKGENLLMMSAMDGFKRLFGERALPVRWLRNAGMRSVGAMAPLKRRLMRHAMGIGP
- the gcvH gene encoding glycine cleavage system protein GcvH; its protein translation is MSQTPAELKYAASHEWARLEEDGTVTVGVSDHAQEALGDVVFVELPEVGVTLAAGDEAGVVESVKAASDIYAPVAGEVIAVNDQLEDEPETVNGDPYNDGWFFKLQPADTSELEALLSADDYQAKCDEED